Part of the Vicinamibacteria bacterium genome, GCACGGAGCGGTGCGTCCCGGACCGTGAACGTTCCGCGCCTGGAGGTGCCTCAACCAAAACCGACGCCTCACGACCGGCCGGGCGAAACCTTCCAGCTTCTCTCTCCCGAAGTCGCGTATTTGAAGGTTTCGAGCATTCGCGCGCAGGATGTCGTCGAATATCTCGAGCGGGCGGCGGACACCCGGGGTCTCGTGATCGATATCCGCGGCTACCCCTCCGAGTTCGTGGTCTTCGATCTGGGCTCGCGCCTGGTGACCGAGCCGACGCCGTTCGCGCGCTTTACCGTGGGCGATCTCGACAATCCCGGCGCCTTCACCTGGACGGAATCTTTGATCCTCGAGCCCCGGGCTCCGGCCTACGGCGGCAAGATCGCGATCCTGGTGGACGAGGCGGCGATCAGCTCCGCGGAGTACACGGCGATGGCGTTTCGCGCCGGACCGAATGCGGTCGTGGTCGGCAGCACGACCGCCGGCGCCGACGGTAACGTGTCTTCGATTCCGCTTCCGGGCGGGCTTCGGACGATGATCAGCGGTATCGGGGTTTTCTATCCCGACAAGACGCCGACCCAGCGCGTGGGAATCGTCCCCGACATCGTGGCCCTGCCGACGATCGACGGGGTCCGCGAAGGCCGCGACGAGATCCTGGAAAGGGCGCTACGACACCTGCTCGGTCCCGAGGCCGACGAGGCGACGATCCGCCGATTGGCCCGGCGGCGTTGACAAGGCTCTCTAACGAGGTGGGCGCCACTTGCCGTAGAGAAGCACGTAGACGGCGCCGCTTCCGCCGTCCTTCCACCGCGCCGAGGCGAAGGCCACGACCGTTCGGCTCAAACGCCTCGACGAAAGCCAACGGGTGAGCTCGCGCTTCATGAGCGAGGGCTCGGAGTCGGAGTGGGTGCCGCGACCGTGGACCACGCGAACGCAGGACTGCCCTAGGTGGCGCGCTCGGCGCAAGAACCGTTCGAGGACTCGTTTGGCCTCGACGAGATCGAGTCCGTGGAGGTCGAGGTGGTCCTGCACCGAGAAATCGCCTCGTTTCAGGCGCGGGAGGTAGAGCCGTCCCCTCCGGCTCGAGGCTCCTTCGATTCCTTCGCCGGTCGCGAAGGGATCCATCTCTCCTTGTCCGTCCACGAAGGCGGCGAGCTCGGCGAGAGCTTCGGCCTCGCCGCTCGAGCGCCTCGGGATCTCGAAAGGAACGGGAAGGCTGAGAGGGGTCTCGCTCCATCCGAGAGGGCGAACGCCCTCCATACCCGCCTCGAAGGCCTCTTCGTCGCTGAGCGAGGGCGAGAGCTTTCTCGGCGGCGCGACGAGCTTGTCCGTATCGGGCGCGAGCTCGATGTCGCCGCTCGCGACCAGCTTCTCGAGCACCATGAACGGACGATATCCGTGGCTACGGGCTCGGGGCATGAGCCATTTTCCGCCAGCAGGCGACAGGGATTCAACCCCGTCCGAAGCTTGACCGGCGTTTCGAGCACGGCTACGATGGCAGAATGATGCGGGCTGTTCTCGTGGCGACGCTTTGTGCTAGTGCGCTCCCCACTCTCGAGGCGCAATACGGGCAGTACCAGGGCCAGGAGCCGCAGCGTGTGAGCATCCACGAGCTCGTCACCACGAGCGCGCTGTACAACGAGCGACCGGTGATCGTGGAAGGCGAAATCCACTTCGGGGATACGGCCGACATGAATAGCAACATCTTCGAGCTTCGAGGGAAGGACACCCTCCGCGTCGTTCGAATCGGCACCGCGGCAGGGAGCATGGAGGATCTCCGGTTCCTGGCGGGGCAGAGGGCTCTGATTACCGGCATCTTCTTCGACCTTCAGAGCGTGATGATGCCCGAGCGCCACCCCGTGCTCCGCTATTACCCCGGCGTCTTGCGACAAGACTCGCTGGGTTTCGACAAGCAGTACTTCATCGCGGTCCGAGGGGTCGAGACGCTCACCGAGGTCGAAAGCGATCTCGGACCCGGGGACCCGGCGAATACGCCCGACATCGTGGACCCCGACATCGATGCCTCCGGCCTCGCGACCGTCGATTTGAGGGCTCTCATCAAGGACCCGGGGCCCTACCTGGGAAAGCGCATCGTCGTCCTGGGCAAGTTCCGGGGAAGCAACCTCTACGGCGACCTTTCGATCCGCGACAAACGCACTCCGCGTGATTTCGTCATCAAAGTGGCCGACGCCGCCATCTGGGTGACCGGTCGAAGGCCGCGAGGCGACGGATTCGAGCTCAACCCCGCTCGGAGGCGCGACACGGGAAAGTGGCTCCGCGTCATCGGTCAGCCCTGGGAGTACGAAGAAACGACTTACCTCAGAGCCGAAAAGGTGGAAATGGCCGAGGATCCCGACGATCCGGACCTCGAGCCCGTCCGGATCGACCACACCGCTGAAAAGGAGATCGGGCCACCTCCCGAAGTCATCTTCACGCTGCCCCTTGCGGGCGAGACGATCCCGCTCGATTCCGAGTTCCGCGTCCAGTTCTCCAAGGACATGAACGCGACGAGCTTCCACCGAAACGTGGATCTTCTGTATGCCGACGACGACGGCATCGGGAATCCCTTCCCCGAGCTCGAGGTCCACTACGACGGCAACGGCCGCACCCTGACGGTTAAGCCGAACAAGACGCTCGAGCCAGGAAAAGAGCTGAGGCTCATCCTCTACGATGCCATCGAGGACGCAGACGGCCAGACGCTTCCCGTCGAGGAGGGGGCCTCGGACGTGGAGCGGGGCGCGGCCGTCGTCCTGACGTTCCGAACCGCTCGAGGCTGAGGCTCGCGCTTATCCCGGAAAGTCCGCCGGGATGGGTCCGACGTGGAACGGCCGCATCATCTCGTTGTCCTCGTGCTCCACGATATGGCAATGCCAGACGAAAACGCCGGGAACGTCGAACCTGGCTTTGACCGTCGTCACTTCACCCGGGTAGGCGATCACGGTGTCCTTGAAGCCCCTCTCCCAGGGCAGAGGAGCGTTGGTGCCTGCAATGCTGGGACCTCCCCCTATCGCCTCACGCCCCACGACCTGAAACTGCACCTGGTGAATGTGGATGGGATGGGCATCCACGGTGAGGTTGTGGATCTTCCAGGTCTCGGTGGCACTCCGCGCTGGATTCTCGGTGATGGGATCGCTCCATGGCAACGGAGTCGCCTGGCCCGTCCCGGGGTCGTACCGGCCCAGAAGAGCGGCGAAGGGAACGTCCGCCGGTTCGTAGACTTCCTCGTTCAGGCTCAGGTACTGCGTCTGCGTCGACTTGCCGAGCGCCTTGACGTTGGGCAGCTTCAGATGCTGAGGCGGTGTCGTGGAATCGTTAACCTGGCCATTCCCGACGCGGAACTGCATGACCTGGCCGGTCGAGCTCGGATCCGCCGCAGCAAAATCCACTCCGGGCTCGCCACCGCCGAAGGGCTCGTCGGGGCCGACGTTCTCGAGGATGATTTCGTCCAGCGTCGCATCGGCGAAGTCGACGATCACGTCGGCCCGCTCGGCCGGGGCGAGGAGCAGTTGTTCGAGCTCCACCGGCTCTTCCAGGAAGCCACCTTCGGCGCCGATTTGCCAGAA contains:
- a CDS encoding Ig-like domain-containing protein, encoding MMRAVLVATLCASALPTLEAQYGQYQGQEPQRVSIHELVTTSALYNERPVIVEGEIHFGDTADMNSNIFELRGKDTLRVVRIGTAAGSMEDLRFLAGQRALITGIFFDLQSVMMPERHPVLRYYPGVLRQDSLGFDKQYFIAVRGVETLTEVESDLGPGDPANTPDIVDPDIDASGLATVDLRALIKDPGPYLGKRIVVLGKFRGSNLYGDLSIRDKRTPRDFVIKVADAAIWVTGRRPRGDGFELNPARRRDTGKWLRVIGQPWEYEETTYLRAEKVEMAEDPDDPDLEPVRIDHTAEKEIGPPPEVIFTLPLAGETIPLDSEFRVQFSKDMNATSFHRNVDLLYADDDGIGNPFPELEVHYDGNGRTLTVKPNKTLEPGKELRLILYDAIEDADGQTLPVEEGASDVERGAAVVLTFRTARG
- a CDS encoding Smr/MutS family protein, encoding MPRARSHGYRPFMVLEKLVASGDIELAPDTDKLVAPPRKLSPSLSDEEAFEAGMEGVRPLGWSETPLSLPVPFEIPRRSSGEAEALAELAAFVDGQGEMDPFATGEGIEGASSRRGRLYLPRLKRGDFSVQDHLDLHGLDLVEAKRVLERFLRRARHLGQSCVRVVHGRGTHSDSEPSLMKRELTRWLSSRRLSRTVVAFASARWKDGGSGAVYVLLYGKWRPPR